A single region of the Chitinophaga niabensis genome encodes:
- a CDS encoding pyridoxine 5'-phosphate synthase produces the protein MTKLSVNINKFATLRNARGGNLPDILQVAKDCERFGADGITVHPRPDERHIRFQDVRDLKPLVTTEFNIEGYPSKEFMDLVLAVKPHQCTLVPDPPGAITSNTGWDTVQYQSFLKDVISTLKKAGIRVSVFLNPDISKVEGAKSAGADRIELYTGPYAEEYTKARTQPQNFRLFNDYKNTAKEASAIGLELNAGHDLNLDNLRFFKLHIPQLKEVSIGHALVADAIYFGLENTIQLYKRLLVD, from the coding sequence ATGACGAAGCTGAGTGTTAACATCAATAAGTTCGCCACACTGCGGAACGCACGCGGCGGCAATCTGCCTGATATTTTACAGGTAGCTAAAGACTGTGAACGGTTCGGTGCTGACGGTATTACGGTACATCCCAGGCCGGATGAACGCCATATCCGTTTCCAGGATGTAAGGGATCTGAAGCCACTGGTTACAACTGAATTCAATATTGAAGGCTATCCTTCGAAGGAGTTTATGGACCTGGTATTGGCTGTAAAACCACACCAATGTACCCTGGTTCCTGACCCTCCCGGAGCCATCACTTCCAACACCGGCTGGGATACGGTACAATACCAGTCTTTTCTGAAAGACGTGATCAGCACACTGAAAAAAGCAGGCATCAGGGTTTCTGTTTTCCTCAACCCGGATATCAGTAAAGTAGAAGGTGCCAAATCCGCAGGAGCGGACCGCATTGAGTTGTATACCGGCCCTTACGCAGAGGAATACACGAAGGCCCGCACACAACCGCAGAACTTTCGTTTATTCAACGATTATAAGAACACTGCCAAAGAAGCTTCTGCTATCGGGCTGGAATTAAATGCCGGCCATGACCTGAACCTGGATAACCTCCGGTTCTTCAAGCTGCACATCCCGCAGCTGAAAGAAGTATCGATTGGCCATGCCCTGGTGGCAGATGCCATTTATTTTGGATTGGAAAATACCATTCAGCTCTATAAACGGCTTTTAGTTGACTAA